One segment of Mycolicibacterium baixiangningiae DNA contains the following:
- a CDS encoding MFS transporter, whose protein sequence is MADTSRVSVGTWRDLLGAPHLGASTVLAGGVLLYATNEFLTISLMPSAVADIGGQRFYAWVTTVYLVASVIAATTVHPLLMRLGPRWAYLSGLSVFAAGSLGCAFAPTMELLLVGRTVQGAAGGLLAGLGYAVINTALPSRLWTRASALVSAMWGVGTVVGPSAGGLFAQFGSWRWAFGVLVLLTAAMAVLVPFALPGRNASADADPPRLRIPLASLLLLGAAALAVSMAGIPHDVRATAALLAAGVAIVVVFVAVDRRAAVAVLPPSAFGPGPLKWIYATLGLLMAATMVDMYVPLFGQRLAGMAPVVAGFFGAVLSVGWTGGEITSASLHRTQTITRTVAVAPLVMAAGLAIGMFSLQEDMSLGWAALWAVGLLITGTGIGIAWPHLSAWAMSRVDDPAEGPVAAAAINTVQLICGAFGAGLAGVVVNLTDAGNAAAARLLFAVFAALVATGVIASTRSCRRPH, encoded by the coding sequence GTGGCTGACACCTCCCGTGTCTCGGTGGGCACCTGGCGCGACCTGCTGGGTGCGCCGCACCTGGGTGCGTCGACGGTGCTGGCGGGTGGCGTCCTGCTGTACGCCACCAACGAGTTCCTCACGATCAGCCTGATGCCGAGCGCCGTCGCCGATATCGGCGGGCAACGGTTCTACGCCTGGGTGACGACGGTGTATCTGGTCGCCTCGGTGATCGCCGCGACGACGGTGCACCCACTGCTCATGCGGCTGGGTCCGCGATGGGCGTACCTGTCGGGCCTCAGTGTGTTCGCGGCGGGCAGCCTGGGCTGTGCCTTCGCCCCGACCATGGAGCTGCTGCTCGTCGGCCGCACGGTGCAGGGCGCTGCCGGAGGACTGCTCGCCGGCCTCGGATACGCGGTGATCAACACCGCTCTGCCCAGTCGGTTGTGGACACGCGCGTCGGCGCTGGTCTCCGCAATGTGGGGTGTCGGGACGGTCGTGGGCCCCTCGGCCGGCGGGCTTTTCGCGCAGTTCGGCAGCTGGCGCTGGGCGTTCGGGGTGCTGGTCCTGCTCACCGCCGCGATGGCGGTGCTGGTGCCGTTCGCGCTACCGGGACGCAATGCAAGCGCGGATGCGGATCCGCCGCGCCTGCGAATTCCGTTGGCGTCGCTTCTGCTGCTGGGCGCCGCCGCGCTGGCGGTCAGCATGGCCGGGATTCCGCACGACGTCCGCGCGACGGCAGCGCTGCTCGCTGCCGGGGTCGCCATCGTGGTGGTGTTCGTGGCCGTCGACCGTCGCGCCGCTGTAGCGGTGCTGCCGCCCAGCGCTTTCGGGCCCGGCCCGTTGAAGTGGATCTATGCGACATTGGGTCTGCTGATGGCGGCCACCATGGTCGACATGTACGTGCCGCTGTTCGGACAGCGGCTCGCCGGTATGGCTCCGGTCGTCGCGGGGTTCTTCGGGGCGGTGCTCTCCGTCGGATGGACGGGTGGCGAGATCACCAGCGCCTCGTTGCACCGCACGCAGACGATCACGCGCACCGTCGCAGTGGCCCCGCTTGTCATGGCCGCCGGCCTGGCGATCGGCATGTTCTCCCTGCAAGAGGACATGTCGCTCGGGTGGGCTGCGCTGTGGGCCGTCGGCCTGCTGATCACCGGGACCGGTATCGGGATCGCATGGCCACATCTGTCGGCGTGGGCGATGAGTCGGGTCGACGATCCGGCCGAGGGGCCCGTGGCGGCCGCCGCCATCAACACCGTGCAGCTCATCTGCGGAGCCTTCGGTGCGGGGCTGGCCGGCGTCGTCGTCAACCTCACCGACGCGGGGAACGCGGCTGCCGCGCGCCTGTTGTTCGCAGTCTTCGCGGCGTTGGTCGCCACCGGCGTGATCGCGTCCACGCGGAGCTGCCGCCGCCCACACTGA
- a CDS encoding MgtC/SapB family protein: protein MDLTLAADPPFFGGPGQGTRQIVELLVAFGLTALIGLEREIQGKSAGLRTQTIVGTASALILLVSKYGFQDVLSPGTVEVDPSRVAAQIVTGIGFLGAGIIIFRRGSVHGLTTAAAVWESAAIGMAAGAGLLLLACLVTAMHFVIVVGFIPVARRLNARLSGSVRIHVTYHEGHGVLTRLLQACSRRQWQLTELAADAPGEPLGAGPGQTGVMLTLSGNRILTAPSVLATIDGVTAIRQIDDDPD from the coding sequence ATGGACCTCACGCTGGCCGCGGATCCGCCGTTCTTCGGCGGACCTGGGCAGGGCACCCGTCAGATTGTCGAGTTGCTGGTCGCGTTCGGGCTGACGGCGCTCATTGGCCTAGAACGCGAAATCCAGGGCAAGAGTGCGGGCCTGCGTACGCAGACGATCGTCGGCACCGCGTCGGCGCTCATCCTGCTGGTGAGCAAGTACGGCTTCCAGGATGTGCTGTCGCCTGGAACGGTCGAAGTCGATCCCTCGCGTGTCGCCGCGCAGATCGTCACGGGCATCGGCTTTCTCGGGGCGGGCATCATCATCTTCAGGCGCGGTTCGGTGCACGGTCTGACCACGGCCGCGGCGGTGTGGGAGTCCGCGGCGATCGGAATGGCCGCGGGCGCTGGGCTTCTCCTGCTGGCCTGCCTCGTGACGGCGATGCACTTCGTCATTGTCGTGGGCTTCATACCGGTCGCGAGGCGCCTCAACGCGCGGCTGAGCGGATCTGTCCGCATCCACGTCACCTATCACGAGGGGCACGGCGTGCTCACCCGGTTACTCCAGGCCTGTTCGCGACGGCAGTGGCAGCTGACCGAACTCGCCGCCGACGCGCCCGGTGAGCCGCTGGGTGCGGGGCCCGGCCAGACCGGAGTGATGCTCACGTTGTCGGGCAACCGGATCCTCACCGCGCCGTCGGTGCTGGCCACCATCGACGGCGTAACGGCCATCAGGCAGATCGACGACGATCCGGACTGA
- a CDS encoding sensor histidine kinase, with the protein MPVPMPIVSLRTIVIVAALSVVVLVLTLGTWVWIGVTNDQYSQLDRELDSVTSLGDFSTLLNPANPSDSAANPAPDSTLVRTARIGGVTVSVPKDIVLPKLDIGYADTTIDGVEYRVRTFAAGPATIALGSPLAETQRRIDQLHLRVVLICGGVIAGTVVVGWVMWLIMINPFRLLAQQARAINAQSKPEEVQVGGVWEAAEIAEAVEGMLARIGEEQQRTKAALESARDFAAVASHELRTPLTAMRTNLEVLSTLDMTDEQRKEVLNDVVRTQTRIEATLTALERLAQGELMTADDHVPVDITELLDRAAHDAVRSYPNLDVSLVPSAPVRILGLPAGLRLVIDNAIANAVKHGDATQIRLSAIRSGDDVEIAVDDNGSGVPEQERTLVFERFSRGSTASRSGSGLGLALVAQQAELHGGTASLETSPMGGARLLLRLPATR; encoded by the coding sequence ATGCCGGTGCCGATGCCGATCGTGTCGTTGCGCACCATCGTGATCGTGGCCGCGCTGTCGGTCGTCGTGCTGGTTCTGACCCTGGGCACCTGGGTGTGGATCGGCGTGACGAACGACCAGTACAGCCAACTGGATCGGGAGCTCGACTCCGTGACCAGTCTCGGCGATTTCAGTACCCTGCTGAACCCGGCGAACCCCAGCGACTCCGCGGCCAATCCGGCCCCCGACAGCACGCTGGTGCGGACCGCACGGATCGGCGGTGTGACGGTTTCGGTCCCCAAGGACATCGTGCTTCCGAAGCTCGATATCGGTTACGCCGACACCACGATCGACGGCGTCGAGTACCGGGTGCGCACGTTCGCCGCCGGGCCCGCCACCATCGCGCTGGGGTCCCCGCTGGCCGAGACGCAGCGCCGCATCGACCAGCTGCATCTGCGGGTGGTGCTGATCTGCGGCGGGGTCATCGCCGGCACGGTGGTCGTGGGCTGGGTGATGTGGCTGATCATGATCAACCCGTTCCGTCTGTTGGCGCAGCAGGCCCGCGCGATCAACGCGCAGTCCAAGCCAGAAGAGGTACAGGTCGGCGGCGTGTGGGAGGCGGCGGAGATCGCCGAGGCGGTCGAAGGCATGCTGGCGCGAATCGGCGAGGAACAGCAACGGACGAAGGCGGCGCTGGAATCCGCGCGCGACTTCGCCGCGGTGGCATCGCACGAGTTGCGGACGCCGCTGACGGCCATGCGCACCAACCTCGAAGTGCTCTCGACGCTCGACATGACCGACGAGCAGCGCAAAGAAGTGCTCAACGACGTGGTGCGAACACAGACCAGGATCGAGGCGACGCTGACCGCGCTCGAACGGTTGGCCCAAGGCGAGTTGATGACCGCCGACGATCACGTGCCCGTCGACATCACCGAACTGCTGGACCGTGCGGCGCACGATGCGGTGCGCAGCTACCCGAATCTCGACGTATCGCTGGTGCCGTCGGCGCCGGTGCGGATACTCGGTCTGCCCGCCGGGCTACGCCTGGTGATCGACAACGCGATCGCCAATGCGGTCAAGCACGGCGACGCCACGCAGATCCGGTTGAGCGCCATCCGATCTGGCGACGATGTGGAGATCGCGGTCGACGACAACGGCAGCGGTGTGCCCGAGCAGGAGCGAACGCTGGTCTTCGAGCGCTTCTCCCGCGGGTCGACGGCGTCTCGATCCGGTTCGGGTCTCGGCCTGGCACTTGTTGCCCAGCAGGCTGAATTGCACGGCGGCACCGCCTCTTTGGAGACCAGTCCGATGGGCGGCGCGCGTCTGCTGCTGCGGCTACCCGCCACCCGGTGA
- a CDS encoding acyl-CoA thioesterase produces MLRPTLADILRTLDVEQIGDDEFSAAQMDNPAHHIVGGHVAAQALMSASRTVASDRSPHSMHVYLLRAGDARRPVQFEVTRLRDGGVLSSRRVLARQDDQVLLEALASFTAPLDSFEHQQQMPDVPSPESLSSVQEQLSAYADDHRGHWVRPQPLDLRYVDPPPRLALDQPEASPRIRLWWRPAEPVPADPILNSCLLTYVSGTTLLETAMVVRRTTPLNAFSALIDHAVWFHRPADLTDWVLSDAVSPSGVHGRGLATATMYNRTGALVCTATQEIYFGRDRQE; encoded by the coding sequence GTGCTGAGGCCGACGCTCGCGGACATCCTGAGGACCCTCGACGTCGAACAGATCGGTGACGACGAGTTCTCCGCGGCGCAGATGGACAATCCGGCGCACCACATCGTCGGCGGGCACGTCGCGGCGCAGGCGCTCATGTCGGCGAGCCGCACGGTGGCGTCCGACCGCAGCCCGCACAGCATGCACGTCTATCTCCTGCGCGCAGGCGACGCGCGGCGGCCGGTGCAGTTCGAGGTCACCCGGCTGCGCGACGGTGGTGTGCTCTCGTCGCGGCGGGTGCTGGCCCGCCAGGACGACCAGGTGCTCCTCGAAGCGCTCGCGTCGTTCACCGCACCGCTCGACAGCTTCGAACACCAGCAGCAGATGCCCGACGTGCCGTCGCCGGAGTCACTGTCGTCGGTGCAGGAGCAGTTGAGCGCCTACGCGGACGACCACCGTGGGCACTGGGTGCGACCGCAACCGCTCGACCTGCGCTACGTCGACCCGCCGCCGCGTCTGGCTCTCGATCAGCCGGAAGCGTCGCCGCGAATCCGCTTGTGGTGGCGTCCCGCCGAACCGGTTCCCGCTGACCCGATTCTCAACAGTTGCCTCCTGACATACGTGTCGGGCACCACGCTGCTCGAGACGGCGATGGTGGTGCGGCGGACCACCCCGCTGAACGCGTTCTCGGCGCTGATCGACCACGCCGTGTGGTTTCACCGACCAGCCGACCTGACCGATTGGGTGCTCTCCGACGCGGTCTCTCCCAGCGGCGTACATGGTCGCGGACTGGCCACCGCCACGATGTACAACCGGACCGGCGCGCTCGTCTGCACCGCCACCCAGGAGATCTACTTCGGCCGCGACCGCCAGGAATGA
- a CDS encoding universal stress protein encodes MSAYRTVVVGTDGSDSSLRAVDRAGQIAAGSGAKLIVTTAYFPQSEDQRAADVLKDEGYKMSGNAPIYAILREARDRAKAAGAENIEEKAIVGAPVDALVDLAAEVKADLLVVGNVGLSTIAGRLLGSVPANVARRSKTDVLIVHTTP; translated from the coding sequence ATGAGCGCCTATCGCACCGTGGTGGTCGGCACAGACGGATCGGATTCGTCGCTGCGGGCAGTCGACCGCGCGGGCCAGATCGCTGCGGGGTCGGGCGCCAAGCTGATCGTCACGACCGCCTACTTCCCGCAGAGCGAGGATCAGCGCGCCGCCGACGTCCTCAAGGACGAGGGCTACAAGATGTCGGGGAACGCCCCGATCTACGCCATCCTGCGTGAGGCCCGCGACCGCGCCAAGGCCGCAGGCGCCGAGAACATCGAAGAGAAGGCCATCGTCGGGGCACCCGTCGACGCACTCGTCGACCTGGCCGCAGAGGTCAAGGCCGATCTGCTCGTGGTCGGCAACGTCGGGCTGAGCACCATCGCCGGACGGCTGCTCGGTTCGGTGCCCGCCAACGTCGCGCGGCGCTCCAAGACCGACGTCCTCATCGTGCACACCACGCCCTAG
- a CDS encoding cytochrome P450: MTTTLHLTGIGPRENGAPPPHIPLGDIDLGTLDFWEWDDDRRDGAFATLRREAPISWFEVPEYAGFAAGRGHWALTRFDDVHHASRHPEVFSSIPTSTALNDVTAEIAEYVGSMISLDDPRHLRLRSIVNRAFTPKMLTRIEQSVRDRARRLVTDLVEHHPDGCADFVSSVAGPFPLQIICDMMGIPEEDEEKVFHWTSIILGGADEEVAPDHDTIVGAVLGLGEYGVALAEDRRARPTDDLTTNLVRAEVDGERLTSAEIGSFFILLSAAGNETTRNAISHGLVALTRYPEQRSRWWDDFDAVAPTAVEEIVRWGSPIIFMRRNLTEDVELSGVQMRAGDKVSMWYNSANRDERKFANPWMFDVTRDPNPQIGFGAGGAHFCLGANLARREIRVLYSELRRQVPDIVATAEPAILRSAFVHGIKRLPVAWTV, encoded by the coding sequence ATGACGACGACACTGCATCTCACCGGTATCGGCCCTCGCGAGAACGGCGCGCCGCCGCCGCACATACCGCTCGGGGACATCGACCTCGGCACCCTGGACTTCTGGGAGTGGGACGACGACCGCCGCGACGGGGCGTTCGCCACGCTGCGCAGAGAAGCCCCGATATCGTGGTTCGAGGTCCCGGAGTACGCCGGGTTCGCCGCGGGGCGCGGACATTGGGCGCTGACGAGATTCGACGACGTCCACCACGCCAGCAGGCACCCGGAGGTCTTCAGCTCGATCCCGACCAGCACCGCGCTCAACGACGTCACCGCCGAGATCGCCGAATACGTGGGATCGATGATTTCGCTGGACGATCCGCGTCATCTGCGGCTGCGCTCGATCGTCAACCGCGCCTTCACTCCGAAGATGCTGACGCGGATCGAGCAGAGCGTGCGCGACCGGGCCCGCCGCCTGGTCACCGACCTCGTCGAACACCACCCCGACGGATGCGCCGACTTCGTCTCGTCCGTGGCCGGCCCGTTCCCGCTGCAGATCATCTGCGACATGATGGGAATCCCCGAAGAAGACGAGGAGAAGGTCTTCCACTGGACCTCGATCATCCTGGGCGGCGCCGACGAGGAGGTCGCACCCGACCACGACACCATCGTCGGCGCCGTGCTCGGACTCGGGGAATACGGAGTGGCGCTCGCGGAGGACCGGCGGGCCCGTCCCACTGACGATTTGACCACCAACCTGGTGCGCGCCGAGGTCGACGGGGAACGGCTCACGTCGGCCGAGATCGGCTCGTTCTTCATCCTGCTGTCGGCCGCGGGCAACGAGACCACCCGCAACGCGATCAGCCACGGACTCGTCGCGCTGACCCGCTATCCCGAACAGCGCAGCAGGTGGTGGGATGATTTCGACGCCGTCGCGCCGACCGCCGTAGAGGAGATCGTCCGCTGGGGGTCACCGATCATCTTCATGCGCCGCAACCTCACCGAGGACGTCGAGTTGAGCGGCGTACAGATGAGGGCGGGCGACAAGGTGTCCATGTGGTACAACTCCGCCAACCGTGACGAACGAAAGTTCGCCAATCCGTGGATGTTCGACGTCACCCGCGACCCCAATCCGCAGATCGGGTTCGGCGCCGGCGGTGCGCATTTCTGTCTCGGCGCGAACCTCGCCCGCCGCGAGATCCGGGTGCTCTACTCCGAACTGCGCCGCCAGGTGCCCGACATCGTCGCTACGGCGGAGCCGGCCATTCTGCGGTCGGCGTTCGTGCACGGCATCAAACGGCTGCCGGTCGCCTGGACGGTGTGA
- a CDS encoding MBL fold metallo-hydrolase, producing the protein MTVVDDNYTGHVETRTAARRTLPGATIVKVSVGPMDNNAYLVTCSRTGETLLIDAANDADVLLELVGQLAPAVTLILTSHQHFDHWQALSALAEATGAPTAAHELDAEPLPVTPDRYLAGGDTLRVGDLTFDVIHLRGHTPGSVALALHGPAAGDAVHLFTGDCLFPGGVGKTWQPGDFEQLLDDVSSRVFDVYPDSTVVYPGHGDDTTLGAERPHLAEWRERGW; encoded by the coding sequence ATGACAGTCGTCGACGACAACTACACGGGCCATGTCGAGACCCGGACCGCAGCCAGGCGCACTCTTCCCGGCGCGACGATCGTCAAGGTCTCGGTGGGTCCCATGGACAACAACGCGTACCTGGTGACGTGTTCCCGGACCGGCGAGACGCTACTCATTGATGCCGCCAACGACGCTGACGTGCTGCTCGAGCTGGTCGGGCAGCTCGCCCCGGCCGTCACACTGATCCTGACCAGCCACCAGCACTTCGACCACTGGCAGGCGCTGTCTGCGCTGGCCGAGGCGACGGGCGCCCCCACCGCCGCGCACGAACTCGACGCCGAACCGCTGCCGGTCACCCCGGACCGCTACCTCGCCGGTGGGGACACCCTGCGCGTCGGCGATCTCACATTCGACGTCATCCACCTGCGCGGCCACACCCCCGGCTCGGTCGCACTGGCCCTGCACGGCCCGGCCGCCGGTGACGCCGTCCACCTCTTCACCGGTGACTGCCTGTTCCCGGGCGGCGTCGGAAAGACATGGCAGCCCGGTGATTTCGAACAGTTGCTAGACGACGTCAGCAGCAGGGTGTTCGACGTCTACCCCGACTCCACGGTCGTCTATCCCGGGCACGGGGACGACACCACGCTGGGTGCCGAGCGGCCACACCTCGCCGAGTGGCGCGAACGCGGGTGGTGA
- the uvrA gene encoding excinuclease ABC subunit UvrA, producing MADRLIVKGAREHNLRSVDLDLPRDALIVFTGLSGSGKSSLAFDTIFAEGQRRYVESLSAYARQFLGQMDKPDVDFIEGLSPAVSIDQKSTNRNPRSTVGTITEVYDYLRLLYARAGSPHCPVCGEKIARQTPQQIVDQVLAMDEGLRFQVLAPVVRTRKGEFVDLFEKLNTQGYSRVRVDGVVYPLTEPPKLKKQEKHDIEVVVDRLTVKSTAKQRLTDSVETALTLADGIVVLEFVDREDDHPHREQRFSEKLACPNGHPLAVDDLEPRSFSFNSPYGACPECAGLGVRKEVDPELVIPDPDLTLAEGAIAPWSMGQTAEYFTRMLTGLGESLGFDVDTPWKKLPAKVRRAILEGCDEQVHVKYRNRYGRTRSYYADFEGVMAFLQRRMEQTDSEQMKERYEGFMRDVPCPECDGTRLKPEILAVTLAAGDHGAKSIAEVAELSIADCAGFLNALTLGPREQAIAGQVLKEIQSRLGFLLDVGLDYLSLSRAAATLSGGEAQRIRLATQIGSGLVGVLYVLDEPSIGLHQRDNRRLIDTLTRLRELGNTLIVVEHDLDTIAHADWVVDIGPAAGEHGGRIVHSGTYKDLLRNKESLTGAYLSGRESIEVPAIRRPIDRKRQLTVIGAREHNLKDVDVAFPLGVLTSVTGVSGSGKSTLVNDILASVLANKLNGARQVPGRHTRINGLDQLDKLVRVDQSPIGRTPRSNPATYTGVFDKIRSLFAATTEAKVRGYQPGRFSFNVKGGRCEACSGDGTIKIEMNFLPDVYVPCEVCHGARYNRETLEVHYKGKTIAEVLDMSIEDAAAFFEPISSIHRYLKTLVDVGLGYVRLGQPAPTLSGGEAQRVKLAAELQKRSTGRTVYILDEPTTGLHFEDIRKLLKVINGLVDKGNSVIVIEHNLDVIKTSDWIIDMGPEGGAGGGTVVAEGTPEDVAASTNSYTGHFLAEMLEVPAPTRKRRKVSA from the coding sequence TTGGCTGACCGCCTGATCGTCAAGGGTGCGCGCGAGCACAACCTGCGAAGCGTCGACCTTGACCTACCGCGCGACGCCCTGATCGTGTTCACCGGCCTATCGGGGTCGGGCAAGTCATCCCTGGCGTTCGACACGATCTTCGCCGAGGGACAGCGCCGCTACGTCGAGTCGTTGTCGGCGTATGCCCGGCAGTTCCTCGGGCAGATGGACAAACCCGACGTCGACTTCATCGAAGGCCTTTCGCCGGCGGTGTCCATCGACCAGAAGTCGACCAACCGCAACCCGCGGTCCACCGTCGGCACCATCACCGAGGTCTACGACTATCTGCGGCTGCTCTACGCACGGGCAGGTTCGCCGCACTGCCCAGTGTGCGGCGAGAAGATCGCGCGGCAGACCCCGCAGCAGATCGTCGACCAGGTCCTCGCCATGGACGAGGGACTGCGTTTCCAGGTGCTCGCCCCGGTCGTCCGCACCCGCAAGGGGGAGTTCGTCGACCTGTTCGAGAAGCTCAACACGCAGGGGTACAGCCGTGTCCGTGTCGACGGGGTCGTCTATCCCCTGACCGAACCACCCAAGCTCAAAAAGCAGGAGAAGCACGACATCGAGGTCGTCGTCGACCGGCTCACCGTGAAGTCCACCGCCAAGCAGCGGCTGACCGACTCGGTGGAGACGGCGCTGACCCTGGCCGACGGCATCGTGGTGCTCGAGTTCGTCGACCGCGAAGACGACCATCCGCATCGCGAGCAGCGGTTCTCCGAGAAGCTGGCCTGCCCGAACGGCCACCCGCTCGCCGTCGACGACCTGGAGCCGCGGTCGTTCTCGTTCAACTCTCCGTACGGCGCCTGCCCGGAGTGCGCCGGCCTCGGCGTCCGCAAGGAGGTCGACCCCGAACTCGTCATCCCGGATCCGGATCTGACGCTGGCTGAGGGTGCCATCGCCCCGTGGTCGATGGGCCAGACCGCCGAGTACTTCACCCGGATGCTGACGGGTCTGGGGGAGTCGCTGGGCTTCGACGTCGACACCCCGTGGAAGAAGCTGCCCGCCAAGGTGCGCCGCGCCATCCTCGAGGGCTGCGACGAGCAGGTGCACGTCAAGTACCGCAACCGCTACGGCCGCACCCGCTCCTACTACGCCGACTTCGAAGGCGTCATGGCGTTCCTGCAGCGCCGAATGGAGCAGACCGACTCCGAGCAGATGAAGGAGCGCTACGAGGGCTTCATGCGCGACGTGCCCTGTCCGGAGTGCGACGGCACACGCCTCAAGCCCGAGATCCTCGCCGTCACACTGGCCGCGGGAGATCACGGTGCGAAGTCGATCGCCGAGGTGGCGGAGCTGTCCATCGCCGACTGCGCCGGCTTCCTCAACGCGCTGACACTCGGCCCGCGTGAGCAGGCCATCGCCGGTCAGGTGCTCAAGGAGATCCAGTCGCGGCTGGGCTTCCTGCTCGACGTCGGCCTCGACTACCTGTCGCTGTCGCGCGCCGCGGCCACACTGTCCGGCGGTGAGGCGCAACGCATCCGCCTCGCCACGCAGATCGGGTCGGGGCTGGTCGGTGTGCTCTACGTCCTCGACGAGCCGTCGATCGGGCTGCACCAGCGCGACAACCGCCGGCTCATCGACACCCTGACGCGGCTGCGCGAGCTCGGCAACACGCTGATCGTCGTCGAGCACGACCTCGACACCATCGCGCACGCCGACTGGGTCGTCGACATCGGTCCGGCGGCCGGTGAACACGGTGGACGCATCGTGCACAGCGGCACCTACAAGGACCTGCTGCGCAACAAGGAATCATTGACCGGTGCCTATTTGTCGGGCCGGGAGAGCATCGAGGTGCCGGCGATCCGTCGTCCCATCGACCGCAAACGGCAACTCACCGTGATCGGCGCGCGGGAGCACAACCTCAAGGACGTCGACGTCGCGTTCCCGCTCGGGGTGCTGACGTCGGTGACCGGGGTGTCGGGCTCGGGTAAGTCGACGCTGGTCAACGACATCCTCGCGTCGGTGCTGGCCAACAAGCTCAACGGGGCCCGTCAGGTCCCGGGTCGACACACCCGGATCAACGGCCTCGACCAGCTCGACAAGCTGGTGCGGGTGGACCAGTCGCCGATCGGGCGGACCCCGCGGTCGAACCCCGCCACCTACACCGGCGTGTTCGACAAGATCCGTTCGCTGTTCGCGGCCACCACCGAGGCCAAGGTCCGCGGGTATCAGCCGGGCCGGTTCTCGTTCAACGTCAAGGGTGGCCGCTGCGAAGCGTGTTCGGGTGACGGCACGATCAAGATCGAGATGAACTTCCTGCCCGACGTCTACGTGCCCTGCGAGGTGTGCCACGGCGCCCGGTACAACCGGGAAACGCTCGAGGTGCACTACAAGGGCAAGACCATCGCCGAGGTGCTCGACATGTCGATCGAGGACGCGGCCGCGTTCTTCGAGCCGATCAGCTCGATCCACCGCTACCTCAAGACGCTGGTGGACGTCGGTCTGGGCTATGTGCGGCTTGGGCAGCCCGCGCCGACGCTGTCCGGTGGTGAGGCCCAGCGGGTGAAGCTCGCCGCCGAACTGCAGAAGCGCTCGACCGGGCGCACGGTGTACATCCTCGACGAGCCTACGACGGGGCTGCACTTCGAGGACATCCGCAAACTGCTCAAGGTGATCAACGGCCTGGTCGACAAGGGCAACAGCGTGATCGTCATCGAGCACAACCTCGACGTGATCAAGACTTCGGACTGGATCATCGACATGGGGCCCGAGGGTGGCGCCGGCGGCGGCACCGTGGTGGCGGAGGGCACGCCAGAAGACGTCGCGGCCAGCACCAACAGCTATACCGGGCACTTCCTGGCCGAGATGCTCGAGGTGCCTGCGCCGACCCGCAAACGGCGCAAGGTCAGCGCGTGA